The segment CGTCGGAGACAGCCATGCGGCCCAGGGGCGCCGCGTCCGCGTGCTGTTTCTGTGTACCGGCAACAGCACCCGCTCGCAGATCGCCGAGGCGCTGCTCCGGCACCTGGCCGGCGACACCGTCGACGCTTACAGCGCCGGCAGTCATCCCAGGAGCGTGCATCGGAACGCGGTCAGCGTGATGCGCGAGCGGGGCATCGACATCGGCTCGAACGGATCTAAGCCCCTGAGCCGGTTCGCGCGGCGGCGCTTCGATTACGTGGTCACCCTCTGCGACCGGGTGCGGGAGGTATGCCCCGAATTTCCAGGGGGCCCCGAGCGCATCCACTGGAGCCTCGCCGATCCGGCGCTCGAGGGGGACACCGACGAGGAGAGCTATCCGGCGTTCCAGCGTACCGCGGCGGACATCGAGAACCGCGTACGGTTCATGCTCCACGTCATCCGACAGCAACATGCAAGGAGGTGATCCCATGCCCGAAGACACCGTCAGCGTCCGCTACATGGTCGATGACGTCCCCAGCGCCGTCTACTTCTACACGAAGCATTTCGGTTTCACGCTCGGCACCAACGTGTCCTCGGCCTTCGCCGACGTCTTCCGGGGCAACCTGCGCCTGCTCCTGA is part of the Dehalococcoidia bacterium genome and harbors:
- a CDS encoding ArsR family transcriptional regulator, with the protein product MSVERNPKTAPPSFLQLAGHPLRWQLLRELARSDRQVRELTNMIRKPQNLVSYHLARLRAGQLVSMRRSSADGRDAYYRVDLARCRELLAAAGGALHPGLALTPLVGDSHAAQGRRVRVLFLCTGNSTRSQIAEALLRHLAGDTVDAYSAGSHPRSVHRNAVSVMRERGIDIGSNGSKPLSRFARRRFDYVVTLCDRVREVCPEFPGGPERIHWSLADPALEGDTDEESYPAFQRTAADIENRVRFMLHVIRQQHARR